A window of the Flavobacterium sangjuense genome harbors these coding sequences:
- the topA gene encoding type I DNA topoisomerase, which yields MAKNLVIVESPAKAKTIEKFLGSDYQVESSYGHIADLPSKEIGVDVANGFKPKYEVSSDKKALVTKLKGLAKNADMVWLASDEDREGEAISWHLAEELKLDKSKTKRIVFHEITKNAILKAIDNPREIDYNLVNAQQARRVLDRLVGYELSPVLWKKVKGGLSAGRVQSVSVRLIVEREREIQEFKPVASYSVTAEFTNEAGKVVKAKLPKNFATKKEAEDFLNKNIGSTYKVADLETKPTKKSPAAPFTTSTLQQEAARKLYLPVGITMQVAQRLYEAGLITYMRTDSVNLSQEAMAAAEAEITKSYGREFSKPRTFSNKSKGAQEAHEAIRPTDMSRSSVNVERDQARLYDLIWKRTLASQMSDAELERTNVKIEANNHSEVFQASGEVIKFEGFLKVYLEGNDDDDEEQEGMLPALKVNERLLNNNITATERYTRAASRYTEASLVKKLEELGIGRPSTYAPTISTIIARTYVEKGNLEGVERKYTQLMLQANKVDEKILKENTGSDKGKLVPTDIGTIVNDFLVKNFAAILDYNFTAKVEQDFDEIAEGNIDWAKMMQDFYDKFHPNVLEVGENAERESGERILGKDPKTGKQVLVRLGKFGPVAQIGEADDEEKQFASLRQEQNIGSITLEEALNLFLLPKNLGIYKGEEVEVSNGRFGPYVRFGKQFISLPKGEDPLDVTMDRAQELINEKAQADAPIATYKNEPVQKGVGRFGPFLKWNGIFINVSKKYNFDNLSQADVEELIEEKLQKNIDKVIHNWKEEGILVEKARWGKSVITKGKIKIELNKDVDASKLTLEQVKELIEKKTPAKKPAAKKATTKKAPAKKK from the coding sequence ATGGCAAAGAATTTAGTTATCGTTGAGTCACCAGCAAAGGCAAAAACAATCGAGAAATTTCTAGGAAGCGATTACCAAGTGGAGTCAAGTTATGGTCACATTGCCGACTTGCCTTCCAAAGAAATAGGGGTAGATGTTGCGAATGGTTTTAAGCCAAAATACGAAGTCTCATCAGATAAAAAAGCTTTGGTTACCAAACTAAAAGGACTAGCTAAAAACGCCGATATGGTTTGGTTAGCTTCCGATGAGGACCGCGAGGGAGAAGCCATTTCCTGGCATTTAGCGGAAGAATTAAAATTAGATAAAAGCAAAACCAAAAGAATTGTTTTCCACGAAATTACCAAAAACGCCATCCTAAAAGCGATTGATAATCCAAGAGAAATCGATTATAATTTAGTTAATGCTCAACAAGCACGTAGAGTTTTAGACAGATTGGTTGGATACGAACTTTCGCCTGTATTATGGAAAAAAGTAAAAGGCGGATTATCTGCCGGTCGTGTGCAATCGGTTTCAGTGCGTTTAATTGTTGAACGTGAAAGAGAAATTCAGGAATTCAAACCAGTAGCTTCTTATTCGGTGACTGCAGAATTCACCAACGAAGCCGGAAAAGTAGTAAAAGCTAAATTGCCAAAAAACTTCGCAACCAAAAAGGAAGCAGAAGATTTTTTAAATAAAAATATAGGTTCTACATATAAAGTAGCCGATTTAGAAACCAAGCCAACAAAGAAATCACCAGCAGCGCCGTTTACAACATCAACCTTGCAACAGGAAGCCGCACGTAAATTGTATTTGCCGGTTGGAATTACGATGCAAGTCGCGCAACGTTTATACGAAGCCGGTTTGATTACGTATATGAGAACGGATAGTGTAAACTTGTCACAAGAAGCGATGGCTGCTGCTGAAGCTGAAATTACCAAATCATACGGAAGAGAGTTCTCAAAACCGAGAACGTTCAGTAATAAAAGTAAAGGTGCACAAGAGGCACACGAAGCGATTCGTCCAACAGATATGTCACGCAGTTCTGTGAATGTTGAAAGAGATCAGGCGCGTTTATACGATTTGATTTGGAAAAGAACTTTGGCCTCACAAATGAGCGATGCTGAATTGGAAAGAACCAACGTAAAAATTGAAGCTAATAATCATTCAGAAGTTTTTCAGGCATCGGGAGAAGTAATCAAATTTGAAGGTTTCTTAAAAGTTTATTTAGAAGGTAATGATGATGACGATGAAGAACAAGAAGGAATGTTGCCTGCATTAAAAGTGAATGAAAGATTATTAAACAACAACATCACTGCAACCGAAAGATATACAAGAGCAGCTTCAAGATATACAGAAGCTTCTTTGGTAAAGAAATTAGAAGAATTAGGAATTGGTCGTCCATCGACTTACGCGCCAACGATTTCTACTATCATAGCTAGAACGTATGTTGAAAAAGGAAACCTAGAAGGTGTAGAAAGAAAATATACGCAGCTTATGCTTCAGGCAAATAAAGTTGACGAAAAGATTTTAAAAGAAAATACAGGTTCTGATAAAGGGAAATTAGTCCCAACAGATATTGGAACAATTGTGAATGACTTTTTGGTAAAGAATTTTGCTGCGATTTTAGATTATAATTTTACGGCTAAAGTAGAGCAGGACTTTGACGAAATCGCCGAAGGAAATATTGATTGGGCGAAGATGATGCAGGATTTCTACGATAAGTTTCATCCAAATGTTCTTGAAGTAGGCGAAAATGCTGAACGTGAAAGCGGCGAAAGAATATTAGGTAAAGATCCAAAAACAGGTAAACAGGTTTTGGTTCGTTTAGGAAAATTTGGTCCGGTGGCCCAAATTGGAGAAGCTGACGATGAAGAAAAACAATTCGCAAGTTTGCGTCAGGAGCAAAATATTGGCAGCATCACTTTAGAAGAAGCATTGAATTTATTTTTGTTGCCAAAAAACCTTGGTATATATAAAGGAGAAGAAGTTGAAGTAAGCAATGGTCGTTTTGGACCTTATGTTCGTTTCGGAAAACAATTCATCTCGTTACCAAAAGGCGAAGATCCATTAGATGTTACTATGGATAGAGCGCAAGAGTTGATAAATGAAAAAGCTCAGGCTGATGCACCAATTGCGACTTATAAGAATGAGCCGGTTCAAAAAGGGGTTGGTCGTTTTGGTCCATTCTTGAAATGGAACGGGATTTTTATCAATGTAAGTAAAAAATACAACTTTGATAACCTATCGCAAGCTGATGTAGAAGAATTGATAGAAGAGAAATTACAAAAGAATATCGATAAGGTAATCCACAATTGGAAAGAAGAAGGAATCCTGGTTGAAAAAGCACGTTGGGGAAAATCAGTAATCACCAAAGGCAAAATCAAGATTGAATTAAATAAAGATGTTGATGCTTCAAAATTGACTTTGGAACAAGTGAAAGAGTTGATAGAGAAGAAAACACCGGCAAAAAAACCAGCTGCTAAAAAAGCAACAACCAAAAAAGCACCTGCTAAAAAGAAATAA